Proteins co-encoded in one Streptomyces sp. NBC_01283 genomic window:
- a CDS encoding sulfurtransferase, producing MNAIISASELASDLAGENPPALLDIRWQLSTAKAAGAPAFDGRAEYEKGHIPGAVFVDLDADLAGPAGAAGRHPLPDVEHFGAVMRAAGISAGRDVVVYDGGQGWAAARAWWLLRWTGHPSVRVLDGGLAAWDGPLKSGDERPAAEGSFVPETNTTDLLDADAAAALARSGLLLDARAAERYRGDVEPIDRVGGHIPGAVSAPTTENVGADGTFRPAADLADRFNSLGASDTSEVGVYCGSGVSGAHEVLALAVAGIPASLYVGSWSEWSSDESRPVATGPDPQ from the coding sequence ATGAATGCCATCATCTCCGCATCCGAACTCGCGAGCGACCTGGCGGGCGAGAACCCGCCGGCGCTCCTGGACATCCGCTGGCAGCTGAGCACCGCCAAGGCGGCGGGCGCCCCCGCCTTCGACGGGCGGGCCGAGTACGAGAAGGGGCACATCCCGGGCGCCGTCTTCGTCGATCTGGACGCCGATCTCGCGGGCCCGGCGGGCGCGGCCGGACGGCATCCCCTGCCGGATGTGGAGCACTTCGGAGCGGTGATGCGGGCGGCCGGGATCTCGGCCGGCCGGGACGTGGTCGTGTACGACGGCGGGCAGGGCTGGGCCGCCGCACGCGCCTGGTGGCTGCTGCGCTGGACGGGGCATCCCTCGGTGCGGGTGCTCGACGGAGGGCTCGCGGCGTGGGACGGTCCGCTGAAGTCGGGCGACGAGCGCCCGGCGGCCGAGGGCTCGTTCGTCCCCGAGACGAACACCACGGACCTCCTCGACGCCGACGCCGCGGCGGCTCTGGCCCGCTCCGGACTGCTCCTGGACGCCCGCGCGGCCGAGCGCTACCGCGGTGACGTCGAGCCCATCGACCGCGTCGGCGGACACATCCCGGGGGCGGTCTCCGCACCGACCACGGAGAACGTCGGGGCGGACGGCACCTTCAGGCCCGCCGCCGATCTCGCGGACCGCTTCAATTCCCTGGGCGCTTCCGACACTTCCGAGGTCGGCGTCTACTGCGGATCGGGCGTGTCCGGCGCCCACGAGGTGCTCGCCCTCGCGGTGGCTGGCATTCCGGCGTCGCTCTACGTCGGCTCGTGGTCGGAGTGGTCGTCGGACGAGTCCCGCCCGGTGGCCACGGGCCCGGACCCGCAGTAG
- a CDS encoding ferrochelatase → MSDALDASPYDALLLLSFGGPEGPDDVVPFLENVTRGRGIPKERLKEVGQHYFRFGGVSPINDQNRALLDALRKDFAEHGLDLPVYWGNRNWAPYLTDTLRELVRDGHRRVIVLATSAYASYSGCRQYRENLADSLAVLASEGLEVPRVDKLRHYFNHPGFVRPMIDGVLKSLADLPGDVRDGAHLAFTTHSIPTAAADTSGRVEDHGDGGAYVAEHLDVAELIAEAVREETGVEHPWQLVYQSRSGAPHIPWLEPDICDHLEERQAAGAPAVVMVPIGFVSDHMEVLYDLDTEAEAKAAELGLPVRRSATVGADPRFAAAVRDLVLERAGAESGRAVTPCALGALGASHDLCPVGCCPARAPKPAAAGADSPYA, encoded by the coding sequence ATGTCCGATGCGCTTGATGCCTCTCCCTATGACGCCCTGCTGCTGCTCTCGTTCGGCGGCCCCGAAGGCCCGGACGACGTGGTCCCGTTCCTGGAGAACGTGACGCGGGGCCGCGGCATCCCCAAGGAGCGGCTCAAGGAGGTGGGGCAGCACTACTTCCGATTCGGCGGGGTCAGCCCGATCAACGACCAGAACCGCGCCCTGCTCGACGCCCTGCGCAAGGACTTCGCGGAGCACGGCCTCGACCTGCCGGTCTACTGGGGCAACCGCAACTGGGCGCCCTATCTGACCGACACCCTGCGCGAGCTCGTCCGGGACGGCCACCGCCGGGTGATCGTCCTCGCGACCAGCGCGTACGCCTCGTACTCGGGCTGCCGGCAGTACCGCGAGAACCTGGCCGACTCCCTCGCCGTGCTCGCCTCCGAGGGACTTGAGGTGCCGCGCGTCGACAAGCTGCGGCACTACTTCAACCACCCCGGCTTCGTCCGCCCCATGATCGACGGGGTCCTGAAGTCCCTGGCCGACCTCCCCGGTGACGTACGGGACGGGGCACACCTCGCCTTCACGACGCACTCCATCCCGACCGCCGCCGCCGACACCTCGGGCCGCGTCGAGGACCACGGGGACGGCGGCGCGTACGTCGCGGAGCATCTGGACGTGGCCGAGCTCATCGCCGAGGCGGTGCGCGAGGAGACCGGCGTCGAACACCCCTGGCAGCTCGTCTACCAGTCGCGCAGCGGCGCCCCGCACATCCCGTGGCTGGAGCCGGACATCTGCGACCACCTGGAGGAGCGGCAGGCGGCGGGCGCGCCCGCGGTGGTGATGGTCCCGATCGGCTTCGTCTCGGACCACATGGAGGTCCTGTACGACCTCGACACCGAGGCCGAGGCGAAGGCCGCCGAACTGGGCCTCCCGGTCCGCCGCTCCGCCACGGTCGGCGCCGACCCGCGGTTCGCCGCCGCGGTGCGGGACCTCGTCCTGGAGCGGGCCGGTGCGGAGAGCGGGCGCGCGGTCACGCCCTGCGCCCTGGGCGCGCTCGGCGCGAGCCACGACCTGTGCCCGGTGGGCTGCTGCCCGGCCCGCGCGCCCAAGCCCGCGGCCGCGGGCGCCGACAGCCCGTACGCGTGA
- a CDS encoding MFS transporter, giving the protein MPSPYRAIFAAPGTKGFSTAGFLGRMPLSMMGIGIVTMVSQLTGRYGLAGALSATVALSAAAIGPQISRLVDRYGQRRVLRPATLASLVAVAGLLLCAKYGLPDWTLFAFAALVGCVPSVGSMIRARWAVLYRDTPQLHTAYSFESVVDEICFIFGPIISIGLSTVWFPEAGPLLAGVFLAVGVFWLTSQRATEPVPHGREHHTKGSALRSGGLQVLVATFAATGAIFGSIDVVTVAYAEDHGHKAMASLVLAVYALGSCVAGAAFGLMHFKGAPAPRWLLGVCAMAVSMIPLQLVGNLSLLAVALFIAGLSIAPTMITTMALVEQHVPRAKLTEGMTWVSTGLAVGVALGSSAAGWVIDAAGSDAGYAVPGLSGAVAVAIGFLGYRRLKRPVPQRGGTHEHGSGHGQREERGSMA; this is encoded by the coding sequence GTGCCAAGCCCCTACCGCGCCATCTTCGCCGCCCCCGGCACCAAGGGGTTCTCGACGGCGGGCTTCCTCGGGCGGATGCCGCTGTCGATGATGGGCATCGGCATCGTGACGATGGTGTCCCAGCTCACGGGGCGGTACGGACTCGCGGGCGCACTCTCCGCGACCGTCGCGCTCTCGGCCGCCGCGATCGGCCCGCAGATCTCGCGTCTCGTCGACCGGTACGGCCAGCGCCGGGTGCTGCGGCCCGCGACCCTGGCGTCCCTGGTGGCGGTCGCCGGTCTGCTGCTCTGCGCGAAGTACGGGCTCCCGGACTGGACGCTCTTCGCCTTCGCCGCCCTCGTCGGCTGCGTGCCGAGCGTGGGCTCGATGATCAGGGCTCGCTGGGCGGTGCTCTACCGGGACACCCCGCAGTTGCACACCGCGTACTCCTTCGAATCCGTGGTGGACGAGATCTGCTTCATCTTCGGGCCGATCATCTCGATCGGTCTCTCCACGGTGTGGTTCCCGGAGGCAGGGCCGCTGCTCGCCGGCGTCTTCCTCGCCGTGGGCGTCTTCTGGCTGACGTCCCAGCGGGCCACCGAGCCCGTGCCGCACGGCCGTGAACACCACACCAAGGGCTCGGCGTTGCGCTCCGGAGGGCTGCAGGTCCTGGTCGCGACCTTCGCGGCGACGGGTGCGATCTTCGGCTCGATCGACGTGGTGACCGTCGCGTACGCCGAGGACCACGGTCACAAGGCGATGGCCAGCCTGGTCCTCGCGGTGTACGCGCTCGGCTCCTGTGTGGCCGGGGCGGCCTTCGGGCTCATGCACTTCAAGGGCGCTCCCGCACCGAGGTGGCTGCTGGGCGTCTGTGCGATGGCCGTGAGTATGATCCCGCTTCAACTGGTCGGGAACCTTTCGTTGCTGGCCGTGGCGTTGTTCATCGCGGGCCTCTCCATAGCGCCGACCATGATCACGACGATGGCCCTCGTCGAACAGCACGTACCACGCGCGAAGCTGACCGAGGGCATGACCTGGGTGAGCACCGGACTCGCGGTCGGCGTCGCGCTCGGCTCCTCCGCGGCCGGCTGGGTCATCGACGCGGCCGGATCGGACGCCGGGTACGCGGTCCCCGGTCTGTCCGGGGCCGTCGCGGTGGCGATCGGGTTCCTTGGGTATCGCCGGCTGAAGAGGCCGGTTCCGCAACGGGGAGGGACCCATGAGCACGGCAGCGGGCACGGGCAGCGGGAAGAGCGCGGCAGCATGGCGTAA
- a CDS encoding D-arabinono-1,4-lactone oxidase, which yields MSTAAGTGSGKSAAAWRNWAGNVTARPVREVTPASVDELTAALRQAKEDGLKVKPVGTGHSFTAAAATDGLLIRPELLTGIRRIDREAGTVTVEAGTPLKRLNAALAREGLSLTNMGDIMEQTVSGATSTGTHGTGRDSASISAQIKALELVTADGTVLTCSEKENPEVFAAARIGLGALGVISAITFAVEPVFFLTAREEPMTFDKVTSEFDALYAENEHFEFYWFPHTGNCTTKRNNRSAGPADPPGRVSAFVEDEVLSNGLFQVVNTIGRAVPATIPGIARISSRALSARTYTDIPYKVFTSPRRVRFMEMEYAVPRAALVETLRELKAMVERSNLRISFPVEVRTAPADDITLSTASGRESAYIAVHMYRGTPYQAYFTAAERIFTAHEGRPHWGKIHTRDADYFARAYPRFAEFTELRDRLDPDRMFGNAYLRRVLGD from the coding sequence ATGAGCACGGCAGCGGGCACGGGCAGCGGGAAGAGCGCGGCAGCATGGCGTAACTGGGCGGGCAACGTCACCGCCCGTCCGGTCAGGGAGGTCACCCCCGCGTCGGTCGACGAGCTCACCGCCGCGCTGCGGCAGGCCAAGGAGGACGGCCTCAAGGTGAAGCCGGTCGGCACGGGCCACTCCTTCACCGCCGCCGCGGCGACCGACGGCCTCCTGATACGCCCCGAACTCCTCACCGGCATCCGCAGGATCGACCGCGAGGCCGGCACCGTCACGGTGGAAGCGGGCACTCCGCTGAAGCGCCTGAACGCGGCACTCGCCCGCGAGGGCCTCTCGCTCACGAACATGGGCGACATCATGGAGCAGACGGTCTCCGGCGCGACCAGCACCGGGACGCACGGCACGGGCCGCGATTCGGCGTCGATCTCCGCGCAGATCAAGGCACTTGAGCTGGTCACCGCGGACGGCACGGTCCTCACCTGCTCGGAGAAGGAGAATCCCGAGGTCTTCGCGGCGGCCCGGATCGGCCTCGGCGCACTCGGCGTGATCAGCGCGATCACCTTCGCCGTGGAGCCCGTCTTCTTCCTCACCGCCCGCGAGGAACCGATGACCTTCGACAAGGTCACGAGCGAGTTCGACGCGCTCTACGCCGAGAACGAGCACTTCGAGTTCTACTGGTTCCCGCACACCGGCAACTGCACCACCAAACGCAACAACCGCAGCGCGGGCCCCGCCGACCCGCCCGGCAGGGTCAGCGCCTTCGTGGAGGACGAAGTCCTCTCCAACGGCCTCTTCCAGGTGGTCAACACGATCGGCAGGGCCGTCCCCGCGACCATCCCCGGTATCGCCAGGATCTCCAGCAGGGCGCTCTCCGCCCGCACCTACACGGACATTCCCTACAAGGTCTTCACGAGCCCGCGCCGCGTGCGCTTCATGGAGATGGAGTACGCCGTTCCGCGGGCGGCCCTCGTCGAGACGCTGCGCGAGCTGAAGGCGATGGTGGAGCGCTCGAACCTGCGGATCAGCTTCCCCGTGGAGGTCCGTACGGCCCCCGCGGACGACATCACGCTCTCCACGGCCTCGGGCCGGGAGAGCGCGTACATCGCCGTCCACATGTACCGGGGCACGCCCTACCAGGCGTACTTCACCGCCGCCGAGCGGATCTTCACCGCGCACGAGGGCCGGCCCCACTGGGGCAAGATCCACACCCGTGACGCCGACTACTTCGCGCGGGCCTATCCGCGCTTCGCCGAGTTCACGGAGCTGCGCGACCGCCTGGACCCGGACCGCATGTTCGGCAACGCCTACTTGCGCCGCGTCCTGGGCGACTGA
- the sepH gene encoding septation protein SepH, with product MPELRVVAVSNDGTRLVLKAADSTEYTLPIDERLRAAVRGDRPRLGQIEIEVESHLRPRDIQARIRAGASAEEVASLAGIPVDRVRRFEGPVLAERAFMAERARKTPVRRPGENTGPQLGEAVSERLLLRGADKETVQWDSWRRDDGTWEVLLVYRVATEPHSASWTYDPPRRLVQAVDDEARSLIGETDDIAAPEPSFPFVPRIARLPRDRPSLDRPLDRALDRQLERPSAPQPPEPLEEGAATAATASVSESERDSLTSLLEAVPSFRGDMIVPERPALPPTDLPPAEEAEQDPDAEEPPAASAGAGAAYADVLMPRSVASHRDRLVGTTDRQAEADGVRPGRRAAVPSWDEIVFGTRRKKQE from the coding sequence ATGCCCGAACTGCGTGTCGTGGCCGTCAGCAACGACGGCACACGGCTGGTGCTCAAAGCTGCGGACAGCACGGAGTACACGCTTCCGATCGACGAGCGGCTGCGCGCCGCCGTGCGCGGCGATCGTCCGCGTCTCGGCCAGATCGAGATCGAGGTGGAGAGCCACCTCCGCCCCCGCGACATCCAGGCGCGTATACGTGCCGGTGCCAGCGCGGAGGAAGTCGCCTCGCTCGCCGGAATCCCCGTCGATCGCGTCCGCCGCTTCGAGGGACCCGTGCTCGCCGAGCGCGCCTTCATGGCCGAGCGGGCCCGGAAGACCCCCGTGCGCCGTCCCGGCGAGAACACCGGACCCCAGCTCGGCGAGGCCGTCTCGGAGCGACTGCTCCTGCGCGGCGCCGACAAGGAAACCGTCCAGTGGGACTCCTGGCGCCGCGACGACGGCACCTGGGAGGTCCTGCTCGTCTACCGCGTCGCGACCGAACCGCACTCCGCGAGCTGGACGTACGACCCGCCGCGGCGGCTCGTGCAGGCCGTGGACGACGAGGCCCGCTCGCTGATCGGCGAGACGGACGACATCGCCGCGCCCGAGCCCAGCTTCCCGTTCGTGCCGCGCATCGCCCGGCTGCCCCGGGACAGGCCCTCGCTCGACCGGCCGCTGGACCGCGCCCTGGACCGGCAGTTGGAGCGCCCGAGCGCGCCGCAGCCCCCGGAGCCCCTGGAGGAGGGCGCGGCCACCGCCGCGACCGCCTCCGTCTCCGAGTCGGAGCGGGACTCGCTCACCAGCCTCCTGGAGGCGGTGCCGAGCTTCCGCGGCGACATGATCGTGCCGGAGCGCCCCGCGCTCCCGCCCACGGATCTCCCGCCCGCCGAAGAGGCCGAGCAGGACCCGGACGCCGAGGAGCCGCCCGCGGCATCGGCCGGGGCGGGTGCCGCGTACGCGGATGTCCTGATGCCGCGCTCGGTGGCCAGCCACCGCGACCGTCTCGTCGGCACCACCGACCGCCAGGCGGAGGCCGACGGCGTCCGTCCCGGACGCCGCGCGGCGGTGCCCAGCTGGGACGAGATCGTCTTCGGCACGCGCCGCAAGAAGCAGGAGTAG